The DNA region GACAGTCGTGCGAAGATCGGTGAAGAGGATATACTTGTTGAAAGCTTCCTCGACTTGCAGCGCGAGTTCGCGCGTCGGCTCCAGCACGAGACAGCGCAGCTTACCGTGACCACCGAGCCGCTGGATGATCGGCAGCGCAAACGCCGCCGTCTTTCCCGTGCCCGTTTGCGCCGAGCCGATCACATCGCCACCCGCCAGCACCACGGGAATGGCCTGCGCCTGGATCGGCGTCGGATCGTTGTAACCCATCTTCTGCACCGCGAACGCGATCGTGTCGTCGAGACCGAGCTTCGAGAAAGCCGTGTCCATCTTCGGCACATCCGCCGGCGGCAACGGCGCGCGCTGCGGCGTTAACGCCGGCTCGTGCCGCTGTTCGGCTCGTTGCTGCGGCTTCGCGTGTACATCACGACCGCGCCCCTGTCCCTGGCCTTGTCCTTGTCCACGCGACGGCCTCGGCCCTGACGAGTGATCCTTCGCCTGCCCGTGCCCTTGGCCATGCGCCGGCTTCGCCGGACGCGCATCCTGCGAGGGCCCGCGACCTTTTTCAGAGCGCGGCTGCTGACCTCTGCCCTGGCCTTCGGTCGATTGAGATTTGTGAGACTTCGGCCCGCGCTGATCTTGAGCGCGGCGAGTGGTGGGATGCGCAGAGGGCTGGGCGGGTTTGCCTTTTTCAGGGGCAGGTTTTGAGCCGAGCGACGTGCGCAGTTTGGCGAAAAGCTTTCGCAGCATATAAGAGTGTGCGCCGAGATTTCTCCAAACACCCGTCTTTGCAACCTCTGATGTTGCCGCGCTCAGAGGAGAATCCACCTCCTCACGTCTTCTCATCGCACTCGCTTCGTTCGCTCAACCCATCCGCGCGCTCCACCCTGCGCGCGCAAAACATCCTCCGCATCGCCCGCCCGCGCCTCGTCAAAACTTCGGCAACTTTCGCTCCTCGCTCACACCGCGCTTGGCACCAGCCCTCTCGCTTCACACGCTGCGCGCTTATCCCGCGTTCCCCATGACTAACGAAATCCGCTGGCTCGTCCGTCTCCTCGCCGAACAAGGCCTCGCCACCCGCAGCCAGTCCATGGTCGCGCTCGAAACTCTCGGCGCCGATCCCCAGCTCATGGACTTCGCGCAAAAACTCATCGACGACGCCATCGTCGAAGACCTCGACCAGCTCGAACGCCTCGCCGCCGACGCCCACACCCGCGGCCAGTCCGGCCCGCCTCCCTCCGCCGACGGACAGATCCGCAACTCCTCCGCCACCACACCCGCGATTCCCCTTTCCGGCGTATCGACTCCGCCGATGCCGACGTCGCCCCCGCCCGCCTTCGACTTCGCCGCCGTCTCCGCCCTCGACAACACCGCCCTCGCCGAGCGCGTCGGCAAACTCCTCCGCGAGTCTGCCGCCTATGGCGCGAGCGATCTCCACCTCACCGCCGGCGCCCCGCCCTTCATCCGCAAACACCGCGAGATTGTCCCTCTGTCCTCGGCGCCGCTACCGCAGGAAGACGCTCTCCGTCTCAACACCGTCCTCCTCGCGCCCCACCAACGCCAGATCTTCACCGAGCGCCGCGACTTCGATTACGCCTTGGCCCTAGATGCTACCAACCGCTACCGCGTGAATCTCATGATTCACAAAGCCGGCGCCGCCGGTGCCTACCGCATGGTCCCCGCCAAAATCCCCAAGCTCGACGATCTCGGCCTGCGCAACATCGACACCGTCCGCAAACTCCTCAGCTACCACAACGGCCTCATCCTCGTCACGGGCCCTGTCGGCGCCGGGAAAACCACCACCCTCGCCGCCCTCGTCGCCGAGCTCAACGAGCAGCGCCAGGACCACATCATCACCGTCGAAGATCCCATTGAGGTCGTCCAGCCACCGCGCGGCTGCAACGTCACCCAGCGCGAGGTCGGCCCCCACACCAAGTCCTTCGCCTCCGCCCTCAAAGGCGCCCTCCGTGAAGACCCCGACGTCATCGTCATCGGCGAACTCCGCGATCTCGAAACCATCGAGATGGCCATCACCGCCGCCGAGACCGGCCACTTGGTCATCGGCACCATGCACACGAGCGACGCCGCCACCACGCTCAACCGCCTCCTCGACGTTTTCCCCGCCGCCCAGCAATCCCAGATCCGCGCCAGCGTCGCCGAAAGTCTCCGCGGCATCATCTGCCAGCGCCTTCTCCCCGGCCGCAAAGGCGGCCTCGTCCTCGCTTGCGAACTCCTCGTCGGTAACACCGCCATCTCCTCCCTCATCCGCGACGGCAAAATCCAGGGCCTCCGCAACACCATGGAAACCGGCCTAAAAGACGGCATGTGCCTCATGGAATCCGTCGTATTCGAACTCTGGCAACAAAAGAAAATCTCCACCGACACCGCCAAAGCCAATATCACCAACCGCGTCCTCCGCGCCAAACTCACCTGACCGCGCGCCCCGAATCTTACTCTTTCTCCGGATCGGAAGACCGAAGGACTGACGAAAGATTAAGAGTAAGAAGAAAGAGTAAGACAAAGACCCCGCCCCACTCCTACTCCGTCTCCCCCCTGCTTCTTCCCCTTACAGCCTTCCTGAGTTCCACATGCCCCTCTCCGCGCCCTCCGCGTCTCCGCGGTAAAATTCCGTCCTCCAGTCCTCTTCGAATTTCCACTCTTGCCTCTTCACCCATCACGCTTCCCCGAAATGCCAGCCATCGACTCCCTCCTCCGCACCATGCTCGAACGCGGCGGCTCCGACCTCCACCTCACCGTAGGTCTTCCGCCCAAGGCCCGCATCTCCGGCTCCCTCACTCCCCTCGAGTCCACCGCCATCTCCGCCACGCAGATGGAAACGCTCCTCCAGGAAATCTGCCCGCCGCGCAAGTGGACCGAGTTCCTCGAACGCAAAGACCTCGACCTCGCCCACGAAATCCCCGGCCTCGCCCGCTTCCGCGCCAACTTCCTC from Nibricoccus aquaticus includes:
- a CDS encoding type IV pilus twitching motility protein PilT gives rise to the protein MTNEIRWLVRLLAEQGLATRSQSMVALETLGADPQLMDFAQKLIDDAIVEDLDQLERLAADAHTRGQSGPPPSADGQIRNSSATTPAIPLSGVSTPPMPTSPPPAFDFAAVSALDNTALAERVGKLLRESAAYGASDLHLTAGAPPFIRKHREIVPLSSAPLPQEDALRLNTVLLAPHQRQIFTERRDFDYALALDATNRYRVNLMIHKAGAAGAYRMVPAKIPKLDDLGLRNIDTVRKLLSYHNGLILVTGPVGAGKTTTLAALVAELNEQRQDHIITVEDPIEVVQPPRGCNVTQREVGPHTKSFASALKGALREDPDVIVIGELRDLETIEMAITAAETGHLVIGTMHTSDAATTLNRLLDVFPAAQQSQIRASVAESLRGIICQRLLPGRKGGLVLACELLVGNTAISSLIRDGKIQGLRNTMETGLKDGMCLMESVVFELWQQKKISTDTAKANITNRVLRAKLT